Genomic DNA from Ornithorhynchus anatinus isolate Pmale09 chromosome 14, mOrnAna1.pri.v4, whole genome shotgun sequence:
atggagtcggtcggcacaatctctaccctcgagGAGTTTGCAGTGGGCTTTGctacttgccagccgtgtgaccttgggccagtcacttcacttctatccctcattctcctcttctgtaaaatgcggattaaatcctacttcctgcactgaattctgttatattgtgttattGTCCTCTACCATGTGTttcccttgtatctaacccagcgcttagaacagtgttctgcacatagtaagcgcttaacaaataccaacatcattattattacagtgatctgcacacagtaagtgctcattaaatggtGACCAGAAAAGACCTAGCACTatccctctccccttcaaaggCCAGGTCCTGCCCTTCTGCCAGGGAGCAGTCTTTCAAGCAGCGAGGGTCCATTTTCCGGCTCCAGTTTCTTCTCATCTCACTGCTTCTGGAGGCCTGGCAGAGCAAGCAGCAGTTTCACCCAAGCTCTGAGCCACTAGGGTCTCTTCAGTCAGGCAGGAACCCTTCTCGACGAGGCGGGGGGGACCAGGAGTGTCCTATTCCTGACTTCAGAGTGGAACGCCCCACCTTGAGCTGGAAAAGGCAGTCGCGACCATGCCTACCACCAGCCTCGGGCATAACTGCCACGGCAGCTTCTggttcaccctgccctcagagaagaATGAGCGCTAATCACTCCCTCTAAACCCTGCTGCAGTCTGTCAATCCCACCTTGCTGTCTAACCTTGCaaccttgtgtgtgtgtgagtgtcagTACTCTCCCTCCCTGGGTCTATTCTGTCTCTCTGGGTCATCTCATTCAAGccattgagtatttattgagtgcttattgtgtgcagagcactgtactaagcacttgggagagcacgatataataatataacagacacattctctgccaacactGAGCTTATGGTTTAGTGATGAGCTTGCAATCTTACATGGTCTACATGTGCGAAGATGTGTATGTTACTTTTGCTTGTCCACCTCTCTACTTtgcgtgtgtctgtgtatatCTGCAAGTCCATTTTTTTGACCCTGTTTGTGTTCATGTCTAtcacagatgtgtgtgtgtgtgttcctgaGGGCCAATTCTTTGCCCCTGGacatttttcccccctcttcccactccctagaCTCTCACCTTAGTCATCCTTCTGCCCCCTTTACAAACAGAAGAGTAAATGCCTCTTATTCTAGTATCCATATCagaatcattgggcagggattatctctatctgttgccggattctacattccaagcgcttagtacagtgctctgcacatagtaagcattcaataaacactactgaatgaagaatcagttaatcaatcaatggaaattattgagagctttctaggtgcagggcactgtgttaaacactttgCAGAATACAATATGATATAGAATtctttgacacagtctctgctcccaATGAGCTCATTACTTGTTGATGCAGTTTGGCAATCAAGGTTTTCAAATGAACAGCAGTTCTCACTGCAGAGATCATCCCTGGAGACGATCCGGGCCACAGTTATGACTTCTGCTGGCCGGGTTTGCCTCTGCAGCTTCCTGGGCCATACTTTTGGGGTTTGCTTGTTTCTCTCACTATCCAGAGATCAGTGCTTTACTGGATTATAATGAAATATGTCACTAACAAACCGCTTTGAGTGAGCAGGAATCTTTCGTAAATGGGTCAGGCAAAGAATTCCACCATCTGACCATCTAGAAATTTAATGGGCAAAACAGTGAGTCAAAGACCTAAAGTGAGGACTCTTTTCATTGTAAACTTCATTAGCATTCTGGAATTAAGCAGTCACACTTTGCCCTTCAGTTGATGGCCAATTGAAGAAACACAGCCAAGGGAgtaattaacagaaataaatatcattaagccCTAAGGATCACCTGGGAGTGAGCTGCTCATTTAGGTATGTTTCAGATTGTCTACAGTGAAATCGTAAATTTGTGGACATTATCACATCTTTGGTGTGCATTGTTCAGCATCCCTATCCCTTGATCTTGTCCATTTcactaccaacctcttgcccacatcctacctctggcctggaatgccctccctcctcatatcaggcagataattgctctccccctcttcaaaaccttattgaagacacatctcttccaagaagcctttctaactaagccctcctctcttttcccactcccttctgctccaatCTTACTTGCTCctgcattcatcctcccttccatggccacagcacatatgtatatatctgtatatagctgtaatttatttacctatttatattagtgtctgtatccccctctagaatgtgagcttgttgtgggcaggaatgtgtttgttagctgttgtacacttccaagtgcttagttcagtgctttgcacccagtaagcactaataaatgtgactgaatgaatgatataggAATCCAAAATGAGCAGAGTTAACTCTGTATTGCACACACATCATTTCTGATGGTTAAGAAAAATGACTTAGGGAGGTTCTCCAAAATACCCAAAACACTGGAACTTTTTTTGATACTTTTCCCTGATCTCATAAATATAGGCCTTTTTTGCGTAACTCTATATCTCTCAAGACACCGTGGGCTTACTGAGACTACAGTAACAGACAGTTGCCTTATACTACCAATATTTTAAAGTGAAACAAGAATTTAAAGTCAGACCTCTTCAAGAAATGTGGAACCATTTAGGAGTGTCAAAATTAGCTGCAGAATTCTTTGGCCTAAACATTTATGTCGTATCTAATATTTAGGCAGCAGTAATAGTAACTAAGGGCCAAGGCATCACATTCCAAGAAATTGGCTTCATGGAGAGTGATGAGATCATTCCCTCTTACTCTGTGAAAGCCAACATCGACCATTTCTAGAGTTAACCGCAGCTCGACTTTCATAGATCTATATATATCTGGATTTTTTTGTATATATATGtgggtgtatgtatatatacacatatctctgtatatatatatatatatatatatttatatataaagctaataataataatgttggtatttgtaaagcgcttacaatgtgcagagcactgttctgaatgctggggtagatacagggtaatcaggttgtcctacgtgagggtcacagttaatccccattttacagatgagggaactgaggcacagagaagtgaagtgacttgcccacagttacacagctgacaagtggcagagatgggattcgaactcatgacctctgactcccaagcccgggctctttccactgagccacactgcttctctaagctacaTATATGTGTTTGGTTCTAATAAATACATAGTATAGTTATAGTAAATACATAGTTGTATTTCAATAGATCAAATAGAAAAGGAACAGAGTTTTGAACTTACTTTCAATTTCATTGACCTCAAGGTAATAGTTTTCCAGATTTTCATTGACGGTTGGGATGCTTTTTAGCTTATTGTAGGAGAGGTCCAGCTCAATGAGGGAAGAGACGTTAAAAGTATTGCCAGGTATTCCAGCATCAGATAGCTCATTGTGAGAGAAGCGTAAATGCTGTAGCACATTAAAGTTTTTGAAGTATTCATCAGGGATGTTGCTGATTTTGTTGTTATCAAAGTACAACATCATTAAGGAAGCTGGAAGTCCAGTAGGTAATTTTGTCAGTTGATTGAAACTCAAATCAAGATACTCAAGCGATTTCAGGCCCTTGAAAGCCCCGGAAATGGCCTCCGCTTTCAGTTGGTTGCGTTGTAGGTTGACGAAGGTCAAGTTTACAAGTCCATCCAAATAGTTAGACGAGATCTTTGAGATCTTGTTATGAGCTAGCTGCAGGTCTTGCAACGTTTTGGGAAGTGGTCCTACCACTTCAGTCAGGTTATTGTAATTTATATGCAGTTTCTTCAGTTGCTTCAGTTTGGAGAAGACTTTTCCCTTTATTTTGGAATTTTCCAAGTGATTGTGATCCAGGATGAGCCACTGGAGATCGGTGACATTTTCAAAAGCCTTCTCTTCAATGCTTTCAATCATATTATTCCTAAGGTACAGGTACTTTATTCCGGGCGGGACCATTGGGATACTCTTCAGTTTCAGTTCGTCACAGTACATTGCGGTGGGATAGTTGTAAGGACAGTTACATTCCGGGGCACAGTTAGGTGAAGATGGCCCATAAACTGAGAAAGAATAATCTTCCTCTTGGTATCGCATTTCAGGATAATAATCCTGACAAACTATGCCTCCAATCAATGCCAAGAAGAATGGTACTGCTTTCTGGTGCACCTTCATCTTCAGGATTACTTTCTGGCCTAAGTGGAAAAAGAATATAAACCACTGTGATCTGTCACATCCAAAAGACTGCAatatgagaagcactgtgtcTGGTGGAAACAGAGgggcctcagaatcagaaggacctggcttctaatgccggctccaccatctgtctgctgtgtgaccttgggtaattcgcttcactcctctggtcctTTTTTCTACCATTCAGGAGAGCTTATGCAGAATTTACAACCCCCCCTTGCATGTAACATCAGAATAGGAAGCTGGGTGACAACTGCTGGCATTCGGTGTTATTACAGATTCTACAAGAAGCATCATTTCCAGCAGAACAATTGACTTCAGAATTGTAATTCTATCAGATCATCTTAATTGTAGTCCCCTGGGTATTAGCATCTGAGGGTCAACTACTTTCCTCTAtttcctccactctctctcccagtTATCTTTACCCATTCCACTTCTTTTACTCAACAGTTTCAAAAAGTTTATTCCTTTATTGttttctgcttctctaatgcctccTCTCAGCCTTTATTTCCTTTGAAAGTCACCTAATCTGTATCCCCCCGGCCACCCTCCGGGTTGTTCTGTTTATGTTTTCTTCCCCTTGGATGACTCAATTTACCTTTCTGACCCTCCTGATTCACTATTTCCCtttaaggaggtggggggggtcttCACCTCTTCAGGTTCTTTACCTCTTCCTATTCTTTAATTCCTCActatagtccctttcccattccattcctttcctTCTCATCTTCCACATCTATCCTTCCCCCTTGTATTAGAGGAAATTACTAGacaaatacctgttcacccctcccccttatactgtgagttctaagtgggacaaggacttcgacctgattatcttgtatctacctcagggcttagtacaatgcttggcacgtagtaagggcttaacaaataccaatattattcttattattaggctGTGGACTTGAGCTAACTTCCATCACACCCCCTACTCTTTGTCACAGAGCCATAAAGTCACTTTTGACTAAGTTGGAAACAATGATGGGTGAGTTTTTCTACCTTCGCCCACCTACAGTGGGTGAAGGTAGAGAATCGAAGGGTTTACAGAAGGGGGTTCCAGTACTGagacttgaggaactcccacagttagagaataTGGGGGTAGAGGAGGAACCAGTAAAATATACTGAGAATGAGCAGGTAGAAAGATaggcagagaaccaggagaggacggtatcagtgaagccaagggtagATAATGTTTGAAGGAAAAGGGTTGGttcacaatgttgaaggcagatgagagatcAAGGAAGATTAGCATGGAGAATAAGCTATTAGAtatggcaagaaggtggtcactgATGACCTTACAGAGGGTAGTTTCCatagagtgaagggagcagaagcctgattggagggagtcgagagagaactggaggagaggagtggaTGCAGCTGGTGTAGATAACTCATTGAGAAATTTAgagaaatgcttagaacagagcctagaacatagtaagactTTAACAAATCCCttaaacaaaaaaccaaaccccaaaaGAATGGTATGAGGAAGAGAGGGCAATAcctggaggaagctgtgggatcaagggtcGGTTTGGTTAGGGTGGAGTAAatctgtaaatatatatatacacacaatataCTTACATTCCTTAATATATTTCTCTATTGGATCTGTACacatttgatagtcactccaccctctcccacatagtttattcattcattcaatcatatttattgagcgcttactgtgtgcagagcactgttctaagcactaggactgtacaatttggcaacagagacaatccctgcccaacaacggtctaatccacaatttatttatactaatgtatgtctccccctctagattgagtTCCTtacggggagggaacgtgtctactaactctgttgtattcttccaaggacttagaacagtgctctgcacaccgtaactgCTCAAGTGTTCAATAATCAGTACCATAGAATAACCAATTAATGTAtctcatagtaatgataatatgatttatcaagctcttactatttaccaagcagtcCACTAGCACTGGAGTAGGGGCAAGATAAgctggtcaggcacagtccttgtcccatatggggctcatagtctaagagggagtgagagcggggatttttatccccattttacagatgaggaatctgaggcccagagaagttaagtgatttccccaggaTTACATAACAGGTAaatggcaaggccaggattaaaaataatctgtaattttatttatttgtatcgatggctgtctcccccctctagactgtaaggtcattgtgggcagggaatgtgtctgtttattgttatagtgtactctcccaagcacttaatacagcgctctgcacacagtaagtgctcaataaatacaattgaatgaatgaatgaatgaatgaaaaaagtccTCTGGtcaagatccatgctctttccacaaagctatGCAGCTTTTCTACCATACCATACAATACCATATTTTGGCTCCTAGCAACTGTaacttttttccttctcctgttcCTGCTAATTATAGTTTGCATCGTCTGGCTTCCCgtttgattgtaagcttcttgagggcaggggatatgGCTTTGGCTGCcggtgaactctcccaaacacagaaGGTACCATCAGTTGATTAATTTATTCTAGGTGGTCACCGAGCCTGTAAATAAACAAAGCTCTAGAGTTTGTTAAACTAAGCAACTAgatcaaatcaaccaatcaaccaatggtatttattgagcacttactatgtgcagagcactgtacaacacatttgggagagtacattacagcagagttggtagtcacattccctgcccacaacaaatttcctGGAGGATCCTGCTCCCCTGTGACTAAGCCCCAGCATCACAGCCATAGCTCTTTGGGTAAACTTCAGAATACCCCTTTGAAAtagaattaaaattaaaattcaaaaCCATGAAACTAACCCACTCATCCTGTTATCTGTCAGTCACACAGCATTGATATACTCTGGTTCCCCCAAGGGGACAGcccctggaaatggggattaatcactCTCCAACACAGGAGAAGTTCAGTACCATCCTGAGAAGCAGATTGAGTTTATAATCTTTGGCAATGTGCCCTTCAAAAAGAATTAAATTATACATTTTTAAAATCCTTGGAAgcttggagggggaaagaggagcaaCTTGGGTCCCTAGCATGATCTTGAATTCAATTTCTCAAATCTCATGGAATCCCTCAGAGCAAATGTACTCTCcttacaaatgaaaaaaatagaaaaaagcaaATTTTGACTCCTTTGTTGAATGGAAGAGATGATAATTCTGTTCTTCCCAGTGAGTAAATCCTGTCTTGTATTACAAATATGCACATCTCTCCTGTTAACCTCCCATTTCTCAGGAATCTAGTATCCACTCAGATTTAAAGATGGGAGGGCATAGGAGATTTAAAAATGTGGATGGAACTGGGAAAAATGGGCAGACTTTATAATTTTGTGGGGTGAAAAAACCCTTAAGATATttaaatcaagcaatcatattaactgagcacttacactTAAATTTTTAAGGAGACACAGTCTTGATGTGGCCCCACCTTGATCCTACCCCTGAAGCAGACATACCCACCACCCAGCCTTCAAAGACAAGATTACCAGGATGTGAAAATCCTCCTCATTTCTGATGGATTACATACAAATGCAGCCACCTGTCCCCATTACCTGAGTACTTCCAGATGGATTGTTAGGTCTTATGGGAAATCCGGGACCAACGTGTCCAGTTTAAGCACAGTAGGTGAACTAAAGCACAGCTGGGAGGGGATTGGATGGACAGCAGGACTGCTGTGAGCCAACCTTTAACTTCTCTCATGTCGCCAAGTGGAAACTCCCCAGTCTGCCCCTATTTAAACCTCTTAATGCCTAAGTGCACTTAAATATCCCTTATTTTTGAAGACTGAACAGCGAGAGATGTCTTTATGCTCAATGCCATCGTGCACTGGATAGAAACACATGACCTTCGAATGCTTTCTTAGTTTTGTCAGGAAAAAACATCTACATTGCATTTCCACTTGTACTTACAAAACACTTTTTTTCAGACAGATGCAGCTGCTTATACAACTGGCTATAAGTATTCAGAAGGTTCATAAAACACAAACATGTGTGACTAGATTCTGTCATTGAATAAATAGCTCTTGGCTATTACCATGGCATTATTTATGTAAAGAGAAGAGTAGACTAAAGCAGTACGTATACTAAATAGCTTCAAGTTACAGAAGatgagcagaagggagggggaatgacAATATTTCTCAGTCCTTTTAAAATAGAACATTCAATTTTATATATGATGAGAATGTCCATTTTTTGTTTCAAGTTATTCATATTTAAGTATTGTGAATATTATGCAGAAAAAATTACAATATAAATATCAGAACAATAACGAAAAATGTCCTGTGTTCCGAAAATTCTCAGATTGTGATGATAAATTCAAAGAAAATTGAAATTTCTATAATGCTTCTCTGGTGAGGAAAATAGGCTAAAGAACTGTTTCAACTTTTAAAATACCTGTGGCTATTCAGGGCAGACTGTAGCAAAAATAACATAACTTCTTCCACAGTTTCAGAAATGTCCACTAAGGAAACAGATGCAAATCTTCAAATGTTAGGAACAGATAGGAGACTGGAAAAATCAAATTCTGAAGTTCTTAGAGAATGAGCTTCAGCTTCATAATCAAACTGATTCATAGATACAGTGCCAATTTAGAATAATAAAGTATTAACTATTCACATTAAGTATCCTTGCAGTAAATTTTAGATTTATGCTTTATTGAATACAAAGGTAATGGCAGATTTATATCTTGTAGCTTCAGCACAAACATATTTTCAGTAACATGCTCAAACAAgcctaaagttaagtgactttaagtTCCCATACTATTTATTAGGTATAATTTAGTATTTTTTCTTTTAGTTTTTCTCCATCAAGCAGTTCATACTGTACAAAGTTTATTTTAATCCTTTAAACATGCTAAACATTTTAAGGAAAATGTGTTACCAAATGCACTAAAAACTATTGCTGTATGCCTGATTTTTTTTGGCAAAATTGCCTTATTTTTCCTGTTCTAGTCATTCTCTCTTACAGTGTTGTAGCTAAAACATGCAGTAGTACTTACCTCCGGGTCTTGAAGCCGCTTCCTCTAATTCCCAAAGCAGATAAAGTAAGGGTCTGAAATGACCAATATATGCTCGAAACTGTGTCAGGAGGTAACTGACTGCCAGATTCTCTGTGGTACAagggctgaaaaaaaaaacaacccttgaaaaggaaaaaaaaaacctattccAGTCACGTTGTTCTATGAATGCTGTTAAGTCATTGTGGTGATCTTGTGCTGTGGCATGTTGAAGTTGTGCTATTTAACGAAGTGCAGGTGGACTTATTGTATAAAGCACCCCAGCTGTAATCCCTATGGAATGGAGGAGAGATAAAGGTCTAAAAAAGTGAAATTGGAAAGACCATTAGGCAGATTAAATGAGAAGTTAGTTTTCTATAGAAGGCAGGTCTAAATAATGTCAACTCAAACAAATCTTTGCTTGTTTCTAACTTTCTGCCGTCACTGCTATCTAAGCAATATTTCACTTAGATATGTTATCAAAGTGACCCGTTCACACAGTCTTGTTTTAACTTCCACCACGTCCAGGCCCCAAAACTGAATATTTTCAAGGAAGGAAAATAATCCAAGCTAAAGATAGAGATCACCATTGGTAaacatttctcctttcccctgtaCACTTTACAGTTAGGTATATTGATTTGAAAAATCCATTTAACTTATCTTTTGCAAGCTTCCTGTTTCATCATTGCATTGATTTGTATTTTTCCAATGCTTATGTAGCTTAAGTTTTAGTTATGATATATGTCATACATTGCTTTTTCTGCTAAACCAGCCCTCCAGAGCCTTCAGATGTCTGGAACCAATCAGCTGAGTGCAGTCTGTTTCTTATTTCATGGATATCATTTAGGAATTCAGCCAACAGTCTGCATGGGAATGTTATTCTTAGTTATTCACTGccaaaaaaagtaataaaaagaCAAGTAATTACCAAAACTAATAAGCTTTCTTTTTGAGTCACTGCACTCTTAGGGAATCTTAATTTtctacatagtaaataccattgaaggtgAGTCCATATTTCTTAAGAGCACAATGTGGTGCGTACAATCAAATCTAAAGGGAAAAGCTTTTAAATCGATGTATATGGCGCTTGAGAATAGACAAGGCAATTATACCTTCTCTAAAATGGAGGAAGAGCCAAATGATGCTCCCAGGATATGTAGGGTGAGGGCTCTGTACTGCCTCTTGGGGGAAATAAAGAGTAttgcatcctccctcctccaaaccaGACCTCAAAGTCATGGAGTAGAATCCATTGGAATGACCAGATTTCCAATTAGGCTAAATCTAATGTGTTTTAAAGGGTACTGATCCAGGGAcataggcaataataataataatgtcggtatttaagtgcttactatgtcccgagcactgttctaagcgctggggtagatacaggatactcaggttgtcccacgtgaggctcacggtcttaatccccgttttacagatgagggaactgaggcaccgagaagtgaagtgacttgcccaaagtcacacagctgacaggtggcggtgca
This window encodes:
- the LUM gene encoding lumican, with product MKVHQKAVPFFLALIGGIVCQDYYPEMRYQEEDYSFSVYGPSSPNCAPECNCPYNYPTAMYCDELKLKSIPMVPPGIKYLYLRNNMIESIEEKAFENVTDLQWLILDHNHLENSKIKGKVFSKLKQLKKLHINYNNLTEVVGPLPKTLQDLQLAHNKISKISSNYLDGLVNLTFVNLQRNQLKAEAISGAFKGLKSLEYLDLSFNQLTKLPTGLPASLMMLYFDNNKISNIPDEYFKNFNVLQHLRFSHNELSDAGIPGNTFNVSSLIELDLSYNKLKSIPTVNENLENYYLEVNEIEKFAVSSFCKVLGPLSYSKVKHLRLDGNKIKRSNLPPEMYECLRVANDIALE